A stretch of the Edaphobacter acidisoli genome encodes the following:
- the hxsD gene encoding His-Xaa-Ser system protein HxsD, translated as MIEKIKNQAPVQGAAARIPINHQVVSVEALLKTCYWFSRDFVCDITQDECGQSIVNLTPKSVCEISLGDAREQFLAQAMDFALRERVAAKTSDVRDLLLAKAFSESGVLEEQPLGVFGDTLEEAKPDGMFKILSNS; from the coding sequence ATGATCGAGAAGATCAAGAATCAAGCTCCTGTCCAAGGCGCTGCCGCACGTATTCCGATCAACCATCAAGTCGTGAGTGTAGAGGCGCTGCTAAAGACCTGCTATTGGTTTTCGCGAGATTTCGTCTGTGATATCACTCAGGACGAATGTGGACAATCGATCGTGAATCTAACGCCGAAGTCTGTTTGCGAAATATCTCTTGGTGACGCGCGCGAGCAGTTTTTGGCTCAGGCAATGGACTTCGCGCTTCGGGAACGGGTGGCTGCGAAAACGTCCGATGTGCGTGATCTATTGCTTGCAAAAGCTTTTTCTGAATCTGGAGTGCTCGAAGAACAACCACTAGGCGTGTTCGGAGACACTCTGGAAGAAGCAAAGCCGGATGGAATGTTCAAGATCCTCAGCAATAGCTGA
- a CDS encoding Ig-like domain repeat protein produces the protein MDFTFSGTTCGSGPYVTGQTCSVSVEFTPKYPGMRFGAVVMIATDGHIMASQRLSGVGIGSLSVILSGIVSTVAGNGCVTDVACRTSGSTPATQGSLNLPIAVATDGGGDIYISDTANNRIRKVDTLGNITTIAGASESAGFSGDGGPALTAQINTPSTIVIDGAGNIFFSDVGNDAVREINVATGNISTIAGTLGTAGFSGDNGPATAALLSAPEGLAFDANGNLYIADTGNNRIREIDTNGTITTAAGDGSAAYAGDGGPAVLGELNQPWGITVSIDGNLYIADSGNNRIRAINLTTGLLSTVAGSNTASYFGDGGQASHALFNSPTGVTADAAGNLYVADHGNSAIRKINYVSGMISTIAGNGTGLFSGDGSSANRATLNFPYSMIVDQAGNLLIPDYLDLRVRKISAVLSVISYPTMKEGKTSEPMYQGIENDGNAPLNFSNLMATGTTSATLDFNPSDPLTTTCSTSQALSVGSTCTLGVEFAPVNVESPAAGTLYVSSDSGNSPIGVDLSGNVLSVDPTSTTVTSGLNPASVGMAVTFTAFISSPNRLTGTVQFYDGSTAIGAPQPVDPNSSTATLTTSFTVPQTHNISGVYSGDDYDAVSTPNTPVAEIIQQATALNVIPSANPVTVFAPLSFSAKLTGGTTPPAGSIVFMDGATSLGSVALDSNGNASFTAPPLAVGTHTIIAKFAGDSNDFPSQYQLSEIVDLASSVTMLGTNTAIAKYSTPITFTATVTGVSSSTPTGNVEFMDGANILGAAPLSTLGSATYVNSALSAGTHTITAVYEGDADYSPSTSTQIITETIWQVPTVTVLSASATNSTSGAPITLTAIVAAQETTVPTGTVKFMNGNILLGTGTLSNGKATITTTNLGVGMDSVTAIYNGDSNDEASESSAVAITVVQAPTTTTISSSQTPLPTLTPVVVAASVSNGSAQIPTGLVTFSEDSVAIGVGQLDSTGVATISLQSLPAGSHTFVASYAGDMLDVPSVSAPFTQTVQPRSTTNVLTTSSTSLTGGQQVTLISVISPAGPPPSTAPTGNVTFMSGNTTLATSPVDATGVATVTAILPGTSAEVSSVYSGDANYSSSTSSPVEVAIGPAPDFNLEATPSSWSMQSKQHLTLKLTLASVKNFTGAFSLGCLGLPQNATCTFSENQPMLPAGGTQSVDVTVDTGSPLLGGTQARTEQHTRSDGTVLCLLPGAIVLGVFGLRKKRMRPMKGLFIALISLGLFTTLSGCGSITSNGTPPGTYHFLITATGPTGISQFVGITMTITQ, from the coding sequence TTGGACTTCACATTTTCTGGAACGACCTGTGGGTCCGGCCCTTACGTGACAGGACAGACTTGCAGTGTCTCGGTTGAATTTACCCCCAAGTATCCTGGTATGCGCTTCGGTGCGGTGGTGATGATCGCTACTGACGGCCACATCATGGCTAGTCAGAGATTGTCAGGAGTGGGAATCGGTTCACTAAGTGTGATCTTGTCCGGTATCGTGAGCACCGTCGCTGGTAACGGGTGCGTAACAGACGTTGCGTGTCGAACGTCCGGAAGTACGCCAGCTACGCAGGGGTCACTCAATCTGCCGATAGCTGTCGCAACCGACGGTGGTGGAGATATCTATATCTCAGATACAGCTAACAACAGAATTCGAAAAGTCGACACTCTTGGCAACATCACGACAATAGCAGGAGCCAGCGAAAGCGCCGGCTTCTCGGGAGATGGAGGACCAGCTCTTACGGCCCAAATCAATACGCCATCTACAATCGTCATTGACGGAGCCGGGAATATCTTTTTCTCGGATGTCGGTAACGACGCCGTTCGAGAAATAAACGTCGCAACTGGCAATATCTCGACGATCGCAGGAACCTTAGGCACGGCAGGCTTTAGCGGTGATAATGGCCCGGCAACAGCTGCCTTACTTTCTGCGCCAGAGGGCCTCGCCTTTGATGCGAACGGCAATCTGTACATTGCTGACACAGGAAACAATCGAATTCGTGAAATAGATACGAATGGCACGATTACTACAGCAGCTGGTGATGGATCAGCAGCTTATGCTGGAGATGGTGGCCCTGCTGTTTTGGGCGAGCTCAACCAGCCCTGGGGAATTACTGTCTCTATCGATGGCAACCTTTATATCGCAGATTCCGGCAACAATAGAATTCGAGCAATCAATCTGACGACGGGGCTCTTGTCTACTGTGGCAGGCTCGAATACTGCCAGCTATTTCGGTGACGGTGGGCAAGCTTCCCATGCCCTGTTTAATAGCCCTACAGGTGTTACAGCAGATGCAGCGGGTAATCTCTATGTGGCAGATCATGGAAACAGCGCAATCCGAAAGATAAATTACGTAAGCGGCATGATCTCCACTATCGCTGGCAATGGAACCGGCCTCTTCAGTGGCGACGGCTCCAGCGCAAATAGAGCGACGCTGAATTTTCCCTATTCAATGATAGTTGATCAGGCTGGCAACCTCCTGATTCCGGATTACCTCGATCTGCGAGTGCGAAAGATTAGTGCAGTTCTTTCCGTAATTAGCTACCCAACAATGAAGGAGGGAAAAACGTCGGAACCGATGTATCAGGGCATCGAGAATGATGGCAACGCGCCGCTTAATTTTAGCAACCTTATGGCGACAGGAACCACAAGCGCAACACTAGACTTCAACCCAAGTGACCCGCTTACAACAACCTGTTCGACATCGCAAGCGCTATCGGTTGGGAGCACTTGTACGCTCGGCGTCGAATTTGCTCCTGTCAACGTAGAAAGCCCTGCCGCCGGCACCTTATACGTGTCGTCAGATTCCGGCAATAGTCCCATCGGTGTTGATCTAAGTGGGAACGTGCTATCAGTCGATCCTACTTCTACAACAGTAACATCAGGGTTGAATCCTGCCAGCGTTGGCATGGCTGTTACTTTCACGGCTTTTATTTCAAGCCCAAATAGGCTTACGGGAACGGTTCAGTTTTACGACGGATCAACGGCAATAGGTGCCCCTCAACCGGTCGATCCCAATTCAAGTACAGCCACTCTCACAACATCTTTTACGGTGCCGCAAACCCATAACATCTCAGGCGTCTATAGCGGCGACGACTATGATGCCGTAAGTACGCCGAATACTCCGGTTGCCGAGATCATTCAACAGGCGACCGCGCTCAACGTCATCCCGTCCGCAAACCCAGTTACTGTATTCGCTCCTTTATCTTTCAGCGCGAAACTTACAGGAGGAACTACGCCCCCAGCGGGGAGCATTGTCTTTATGGATGGAGCAACTTCTCTCGGCTCAGTGGCCCTCGATAGCAATGGTAATGCATCTTTTACGGCCCCTCCCCTAGCCGTTGGCACACACACGATCATTGCTAAGTTTGCGGGTGACTCAAATGATTTCCCGAGCCAGTATCAGCTTTCCGAAATAGTAGATCTCGCTTCAAGCGTGACGATGCTGGGTACCAACACTGCCATTGCCAAGTATTCGACGCCAATTACCTTCACTGCCACGGTAACCGGAGTCAGCTCGTCAACGCCAACTGGCAATGTCGAGTTTATGGATGGTGCAAACATTCTGGGCGCTGCCCCCTTGAGCACACTAGGTAGTGCAACCTATGTTAATTCGGCTCTCTCGGCGGGGACACACACCATAACTGCTGTTTATGAGGGAGATGCTGACTACTCGCCAAGCACTTCGACACAGATCATCACGGAAACGATCTGGCAGGTCCCGACAGTGACGGTCCTCAGCGCTAGTGCAACCAATTCAACGTCTGGTGCACCAATCACTCTGACCGCTATCGTAGCGGCTCAGGAAACCACTGTTCCGACCGGCACAGTCAAGTTCATGAATGGGAACATTCTTCTTGGTACTGGAACGCTCAGCAACGGCAAAGCAACGATTACGACCACTAACCTGGGTGTAGGAATGGACAGCGTCACAGCGATTTACAACGGCGATTCAAATGATGAGGCGAGCGAATCCTCCGCGGTAGCGATAACAGTTGTTCAAGCGCCCACAACTACGACCATATCATCGAGTCAAACTCCTCTTCCTACATTAACTCCTGTTGTTGTTGCTGCTTCGGTCTCCAACGGAAGCGCTCAGATACCCACTGGCTTGGTAACGTTTTCGGAAGATTCTGTGGCGATCGGCGTCGGGCAGCTTGACTCAACAGGGGTTGCGACGATTTCACTCCAGTCGCTGCCTGCCGGGTCGCACACCTTCGTAGCCAGTTATGCCGGCGATATGCTGGATGTTCCGAGCGTATCCGCGCCCTTTACGCAGACGGTTCAGCCGCGCAGCACGACGAATGTACTCACCACCTCATCTACTTCGCTTACGGGTGGCCAACAGGTCACACTCATCTCTGTTATCAGCCCTGCTGGGCCTCCACCGTCGACGGCTCCAACAGGGAACGTCACCTTCATGTCGGGGAATACGACACTCGCTACTAGTCCGGTCGATGCCACAGGCGTGGCTACAGTAACGGCTATTCTGCCTGGAACGAGTGCAGAAGTGTCGTCCGTCTATTCGGGAGACGCCAATTACTCCTCTTCTACTTCTTCTCCCGTTGAGGTCGCTATTGGCCCCGCTCCAGACTTCAATCTTGAAGCCACTCCAAGCTCATGGTCGATGCAGAGCAAACAGCACCTTACCCTCAAGCTCACCCTCGCATCTGTAAAGAATTTTACCGGTGCATTTTCTCTCGGTTGTCTAGGGCTTCCACAAAACGCCACCTGCACGTTTTCTGAAAATCAGCCTATGCTGCCAGCTGGCGGCACCCAGTCCGTTGATGTAACGGTCGACACCGGATCTCCGCTGCTCGGCGGAACACAGGCTCGGACTGAACAGCACACTCGCTCAGATGGGACGGTACTCTGCTTGCTTCCTGGAGCAATTGTCTTAGGGGTCTTCGGTCTCAGGAAGAAGCGGATGCGGCCAATGAAGGGCCTATTCATCGCCTTGATATCTCTGGGCCTTTTTACAACTCTTTCAGGGTGCGGCAGTATTACGAGCAACGGAACGCCCCCAGGCACTTATCACTTCCTCATAACTGCCACAGGACCGACCGGCATCTCGCAGTTCGTCGGTATCACAATGACGATCACACAGTAG
- a CDS encoding outer membrane beta-barrel protein, producing the protein MNRTILILILEVFLASIPVKSFAQAVPTASAPGASVSVGGTFSVGQSGYGQRVLSGSGAYVDVNPRRQVGIEAEGRWLQHDRIGKTSESTYLIGPRIQIRQGRLSPYVKSLVGLGYFGFPYNSAQGRYFVIATGTGVDLNLNETVKIRLVDIEYQRWPQFTFGTITPYTISFGFSYRLCTGSHTRLGAYDR; encoded by the coding sequence ATGAACAGAACGATCCTGATCCTGATTTTAGAGGTTTTTTTGGCGAGCATCCCTGTGAAGAGCTTCGCCCAGGCTGTTCCTACCGCAAGTGCTCCTGGCGCTTCTGTCTCAGTAGGAGGAACATTTTCAGTGGGACAATCCGGTTATGGGCAGAGGGTGCTCAGCGGCAGTGGAGCATACGTTGATGTCAATCCTCGACGACAAGTCGGTATTGAGGCAGAAGGCCGATGGCTCCAGCACGACCGAATAGGAAAAACATCAGAAAGCACCTATCTTATCGGTCCGAGAATCCAGATTCGACAGGGCAGGCTTTCCCCGTATGTCAAAAGCTTGGTCGGATTAGGATATTTTGGTTTTCCGTACAACTCGGCTCAAGGTAGGTACTTTGTCATAGCAACTGGAACGGGGGTAGACCTTAACCTGAATGAGACTGTAAAAATCCGTCTCGTCGATATCGAATACCAGCGCTGGCCGCAGTTTACCTTCGGCACAATTACTCCTTATACAATTAGTTTTGGGTTCAGTTATCGTCTTTGCACCGGCAGCCACACGCGGCTGGGAGCATATGACAGGTGA